The Desulfobacterales bacterium genome includes a region encoding these proteins:
- a CDS encoding cell division protein ZapA has product MEQLVTIELFGKKHTFKAEADVQQAKEIANVLVKEVSRIQTQRSAQSSADSNLTTLMLAALNIAHQNLELENRHLKFWQDLSERSLNLIRQLDDCVSQK; this is encoded by the coding sequence TTGGAACAACTTGTAACCATAGAGCTTTTTGGGAAAAAACATACTTTTAAGGCCGAAGCGGACGTTCAGCAGGCCAAAGAAATTGCGAATGTACTTGTCAAAGAAGTGTCACGTATTCAAACTCAGCGATCCGCCCAATCTTCTGCGGATTCGAACTTGACCACATTGATGCTGGCAGCGTTGAACATCGCCCATCAAAATTTGGAGCTTGAAAACCGTCATTTGAAGTTTTGGCAGGATTTGTCAGAACGTTCGCTGAATTTGATTCGCCAGTTGGATGATTGCGTTTCACAAAAGTGA
- a CDS encoding ATP synthase F0 subunit B → MRIFGGNRKFSAIVVVTLLKLLLLSASMALAASGEGGGGVTVMPDWTVFIQIINFLFILWILNRILYRPIRNILRQRKEKMDGLERSIQTYNDDAAEKDAAFAAGIKEARTKGLSEKESLLQTAAEEEKEIIAKVNEKAQAEMADIRQKISQEAQTAKAALQTKVEEFADDICQKILGRTVS, encoded by the coding sequence ATGAGAATTTTCGGTGGAAACCGCAAATTTTCCGCTATCGTTGTGGTAACTTTGCTTAAGCTGTTGTTGCTATCAGCGTCTATGGCCCTGGCAGCATCGGGAGAGGGCGGCGGCGGTGTTACCGTCATGCCGGATTGGACCGTTTTTATTCAGATTATCAACTTTCTCTTTATTCTGTGGATCTTAAACCGCATTTTATACCGTCCGATTCGCAATATTTTGCGCCAACGGAAAGAAAAAATGGACGGTCTCGAGCGCAGCATCCAAACCTATAATGATGATGCCGCGGAAAAAGATGCGGCTTTTGCCGCAGGCATAAAAGAGGCCCGGACCAAAGGCCTGAGTGAAAAGGAATCTTTGCTGCAGACGGCTGCTGAGGAAGAAAAAGAGATTATTGCCAAAGTTAATGAAAAAGCCCAAGCGGAAATGGCAGATATCCGCCAGAAGATTTCCCAGGAAGCCCAAACCGCCAAAGCTGCACTGCAAACCAAAGTGGAAGAATTTGCCGATGATATCTGCCAAAAAATACTAGGGAGGACGGTCTCATGA
- the atpG gene encoding ATP synthase F1 subunit gamma encodes MATLKDIQLKISAVKKTRQITKAMNMVAASRLRGAQTAMEAFRPYAGKFAEVLGSLAERAGEETNPLLVPKEQVKNVHVVLCTSDRGLCGGFNVNLIEKAAAFMKEKAGADIAFSFTNFGKKGRDWCRKEKFQIDSEQLGVVGTTVGFNVASTTGKQLVDAFLADTYDEVYLIYAEFVSMARQIPVLQQLLPIPPIETEETEESATAGAYLPEHICEPSTDALLGEMLPRNVYVQLYSALLETSTSEHAARMMAMDNATKACNDMLENLTLIYNKARQASITAELMDIVGGAEALKG; translated from the coding sequence ATGGCGACGTTAAAAGATATTCAGTTAAAGATTTCAGCGGTAAAAAAGACCCGACAGATCACCAAAGCCATGAACATGGTGGCAGCCTCAAGGTTACGCGGGGCCCAGACCGCAATGGAAGCGTTTCGCCCCTATGCCGGCAAATTTGCCGAGGTGCTGGGAAGCTTGGCCGAAAGGGCCGGCGAAGAGACCAATCCGCTGTTGGTGCCCAAGGAGCAGGTCAAGAATGTGCACGTGGTGTTGTGCACCTCCGATCGAGGGTTGTGCGGCGGTTTCAATGTCAATTTGATTGAAAAAGCCGCGGCCTTTATGAAAGAAAAAGCCGGGGCCGACATTGCGTTTTCATTTACCAATTTCGGCAAAAAGGGCCGCGACTGGTGCCGCAAAGAAAAATTTCAGATCGACAGCGAACAGCTGGGTGTGGTCGGCACCACTGTTGGGTTTAATGTGGCTTCCACGACCGGTAAACAGCTGGTCGATGCTTTTTTGGCGGACACTTACGATGAGGTCTATCTCATCTATGCCGAATTTGTCAGTATGGCGAGGCAGATACCGGTTTTGCAGCAGCTGCTGCCGATCCCGCCGATCGAAACCGAGGAAACCGAAGAAAGTGCGACGGCTGGTGCATATTTACCGGAACATATCTGTGAGCCGTCAACGGATGCATTACTGGGCGAAATGCTGCCCCGAAATGTTTATGTCCAGTTATACAGCGCTTTGTTAGAAACCTCGACCAGCGAGCATGCCGCGCGCATGATGGCGATGGACAATGCCACCAAGGCCTGTAACGATATGCTTGAAAACCTGACGCTGATCTATAACAAAGCCCGTCAGGCATCCATTACGGCTGAATTAATGGATATTGTCGGCGGTGCCGAAGCGCTCAAAGGATAG
- the atpD gene encoding F0F1 ATP synthase subunit beta, which yields MGENIGKILQVLGPVVDVEFEQGKLPTIYSALTISNPAINDEEDNLVVEVAQHLGDNVVRTIAMDVTDGLVRGMPVKDTEKPIMMPVGEAGLGRVLNVVGRPVDGLGPVSQEKLLPIHREAPKFTEQDTTVRVLETGVKVIDLLVPFPRGGKMGMFGGAGVGKTVIMMEMVHNIAMQHGGISVFAGVGERTREGNDLYHEMKDSGVLPKAALVYGQMTEPPGARARVALSALTAAEYFRDEEGQDVLIFIDNIFRFTQAGSEVSALLGRMPSAVGYQPTLAVDLGELQERITSTDKGSITAVQCVYVPADDLTDPAPATTFAHLDGTVVLSRQIVELGIYPAVDPLDSTSRILDASYIGDEHYQVARQVQQILQKYKELQDIIAILGIEELSDEDKVTVARARKIQRFLSQPFHVAEAFTNKPGVYVKIEDTVRAFKEICEGKHDEIPEQAFYMRGGIEEVLEAAREMAEAE from the coding sequence ATGGGAGAGAACATTGGTAAAATTTTACAGGTATTGGGACCTGTTGTTGACGTAGAATTTGAGCAGGGAAAACTGCCGACCATTTATTCGGCACTGACCATTAGCAATCCTGCTATCAACGACGAAGAAGACAATCTGGTGGTGGAGGTGGCCCAACATCTGGGTGATAATGTCGTCCGGACCATCGCCATGGACGTTACCGACGGTCTGGTGCGGGGGATGCCGGTTAAAGACACCGAAAAACCGATCATGATGCCGGTTGGCGAAGCCGGGCTGGGACGGGTTCTCAACGTGGTCGGGCGACCTGTTGATGGATTGGGCCCGGTGAGTCAGGAGAAGTTGTTGCCCATCCATCGGGAAGCGCCGAAATTTACCGAACAGGATACCACCGTGCGAGTTCTTGAGACCGGGGTTAAGGTCATCGACCTGCTGGTTCCTTTTCCGCGCGGGGGCAAAATGGGTATGTTCGGCGGAGCCGGTGTTGGCAAAACCGTTATTATGATGGAAATGGTGCATAATATCGCCATGCAGCACGGTGGTATCTCGGTGTTTGCCGGCGTGGGTGAGCGCACCCGTGAAGGCAACGACCTGTATCACGAAATGAAAGATTCCGGCGTGTTGCCCAAAGCGGCTTTGGTTTACGGACAGATGACCGAACCGCCCGGAGCCAGAGCTCGTGTGGCGCTTTCAGCCTTGACGGCAGCTGAATATTTCCGTGATGAAGAAGGCCAGGACGTTTTGATCTTCATCGACAATATTTTCCGTTTTACCCAGGCCGGTTCCGAAGTTTCGGCCTTGCTGGGCCGCATGCCTTCCGCTGTTGGTTATCAACCAACGTTGGCTGTTGACTTGGGGGAATTGCAGGAACGCATTACCTCCACTGACAAAGGCTCCATTACGGCTGTGCAGTGCGTCTACGTACCGGCGGACGACTTGACCGACCCGGCACCGGCAACCACCTTTGCGCATCTGGACGGCACAGTGGTTCTATCACGGCAAATCGTTGAGTTGGGAATTTACCCCGCAGTCGATCCCCTAGATTCCACCTCACGGATCCTGGATGCTTCCTATATCGGTGACGAACACTATCAAGTGGCGCGTCAGGTACAGCAGATTCTGCAAAAGTACAAAGAGCTACAAGACATCATCGCTATTCTGGGAATCGAAGAATTATCCGATGAAGATAAGGTCACCGTGGCACGGGCTCGAAAGATTCAGCGCTTCTTGTCACAGCCGTTCCATGTTGCTGAAGCATTCACCAATAAACCCGGGGTTTACGTTAAGATCGAGGACACCGTCAGGGCATTTAAAGAAATCTGTGAAGGCAAACACGATGAAATTCCCGAGCAGGCTTTTTATATGCGCGGTGGCATTGAAGAGGTTCTGGAAGCAGCCCGAGAAATGGCTGAAGCCGAATAG
- the atpH gene encoding ATP synthase F1 subunit delta — translation MKNLAVARRYAKALLLISKEDGQTDAYQKELSGFAKLMETDETLNQAVTNPLYEASVRRNVLQTVLDKLGLSSTMKSFLLLLFDKGRMAFVGTIDDLYKKLADELNGIGRASVVSATDLPAETVERIRTALSQKTNMDIILQVEKDPELIGGIVTKIGDLVWDGSIKTQLSNLRETLKRGEGV, via the coding sequence ATGAAAAATCTGGCTGTCGCCCGGCGCTATGCCAAGGCGCTTTTGCTGATCAGCAAAGAAGATGGGCAAACCGATGCTTATCAAAAGGAACTCAGTGGATTTGCAAAGCTCATGGAAACAGATGAAACGCTCAACCAGGCGGTTACCAACCCGCTTTATGAGGCCTCTGTCCGCCGCAACGTCCTGCAAACAGTCTTAGATAAGCTGGGTCTTTCCAGCACGATGAAATCATTTCTTCTGCTGCTGTTTGACAAGGGCCGCATGGCGTTTGTTGGTACGATTGACGATCTTTATAAAAAACTGGCCGATGAGCTGAATGGCATTGGCCGGGCCAGTGTGGTATCGGCCACCGATCTGCCCGCAGAGACGGTGGAGCGAATTCGAACGGCGTTATCCCAAAAAACCAATATGGACATTATATTGCAGGTTGAAAAAGATCCCGAATTGATTGGCGGTATTGTCACCAAAATCGGGGACCTTGTCTGGGATGGCAGTATCAAGACGCAATTATCAAATTTGAGAGAAACTTTAAAAAGGGGTGAGGGTGTCTAA
- the tyrS gene encoding tyrosine--tRNA ligase, producing MANVLDVLEERGFIEQITHDQELRECLDGGNVTCYIGFDPTAASLHIGSLVPIMSLAHMQRQGHRPIALIGGGTGMVGDPSGKTEMRQLLTLEALAENAEGIKKQLSHFLDFKGGKALMLNNAEWLTELKYIPFLRDIGRHFSVNRMIKAESYKIRLDSEEGLTFIEFNYMVLQAYDFLELFQNHNCQIQMGGSDQWGNIVAGVELIRRVHQGSAFGITFPLITTSGGEKMGKTAKGAIWLDAAKTSPYDYYQYWINTDDRDVARFLALFTFLPMDEIRRIEQLSGADLNSAKAILAFEATHLAHGSQAAFEAHQAAASMFGARQIPAEILPSSTLPRGEVGADDTSVPTSSLDLQTLKAGIPAFKLFHQVGLANSGGAARRLIEQGGAYINGIRVESFDYQVSNADVDDSQTILLRSGKKRFHKIEVRK from the coding sequence ATGGCCAATGTTCTGGATGTTTTAGAAGAGCGCGGTTTTATTGAACAGATCACGCATGATCAGGAGCTAAGAGAATGCCTCGATGGGGGCAACGTGACGTGTTACATAGGGTTTGATCCCACGGCCGCCAGTTTGCACATTGGCAGCCTGGTGCCCATCATGTCACTGGCTCACATGCAGCGGCAGGGGCACCGTCCCATCGCTCTGATCGGTGGGGGCACAGGCATGGTCGGCGATCCTTCCGGGAAAACAGAAATGCGCCAGTTGCTGACGCTGGAAGCCTTAGCGGAAAATGCAGAGGGAATCAAAAAGCAGCTTTCCCATTTTCTTGATTTTAAAGGCGGTAAGGCGCTGATGCTCAATAATGCCGAATGGCTGACCGAATTGAAATATATTCCGTTTTTGCGAGATATCGGTCGCCATTTTTCGGTAAACCGCATGATCAAGGCTGAAAGCTATAAGATCCGTTTGGACTCCGAAGAGGGCCTGACCTTTATTGAATTTAATTATATGGTTCTGCAGGCATACGATTTCTTAGAGTTATTTCAGAATCACAACTGCCAAATCCAAATGGGCGGCAGCGATCAATGGGGCAATATCGTTGCCGGCGTTGAATTGATTCGCCGGGTTCACCAGGGATCGGCATTCGGTATTACCTTTCCCCTGATTACCACCAGCGGTGGCGAAAAAATGGGAAAAACAGCCAAAGGCGCCATTTGGCTGGATGCGGCCAAAACCTCACCTTATGATTACTATCAATACTGGATCAACACCGACGACAGAGATGTAGCGCGCTTTCTAGCGTTGTTTACCTTCTTGCCCATGGATGAAATTCGTCGGATTGAGCAGTTAAGCGGTGCCGATCTAAACAGTGCCAAGGCCATTCTCGCCTTTGAGGCCACGCATCTTGCGCATGGCAGCCAGGCGGCCTTCGAGGCGCATCAGGCCGCCGCAAGTATGTTTGGCGCACGGCAAATACCCGCTGAAATTTTACCCTCCAGCACCTTACCGCGAGGCGAAGTGGGTGCCGATGATACCTCAGTGCCAACTTCTTCGTTGGATCTTCAAACCCTTAAAGCCGGCATACCCGCCTTTAAACTGTTTCATCAGGTGGGACTGGCCAATTCCGGCGGTGCTGCGCGGCGCTTGATCGAGCAGGGCGGGGCCTATATAAATGGTATCCGCGTCGAATCTTTTGACTATCAAGTCAGCAATGCCGATGTAGACGATAGTCAAACGATTCTGCTTCGTTCCGGCAAAAAGCGTTTCCATAAAATTGAGGTTCGAAAATAG
- the atpA gene encoding F0F1 ATP synthase subunit alpha, which produces MELKAEEISQIIKEQITDYDKKVELSETGVVLSVGDGIARIYGLENAMALELVEFPGAILGLVLNLEEDNVGVAIMGEDVHIKEGDIVKRTGRIAQVPVGEAVLGRVVSAVGEPLDGKGPIDAKEHRRVEMVAPGVIARKSVHEPCYTGLKAVDAMTPVGRGQRELIIGDRQIGKTACAIDAILAQKNTDVYCIYVACGQKKSTVAQVHAVLEKHGAMEYTTVVSACASDPATLQYIAPYAGCAMGEYFRDNKQHALIIYDDLSKQAASYRQVSLLLRRPPGREAFPGDIFYNHSRLLERAAKLNDELGAGSLTALPIIETQAGDVSAYIPTNVISITDGQIYLEPGLFFAGVRPAINVGLSVSRVGGAAQVKAMKQVAGTLRLDLAQYRELEAFAAFGSDLDKATQRQLTRGARLVEILKQPQYQPLPMEKQVTILFAGAKGFLDDLPIDVLAKYEAGLYPFIEDRYPAVFTELAEKQEISEDLENQMKQALEAYDEEFKDTIK; this is translated from the coding sequence ATGGAATTAAAAGCTGAAGAAATAAGTCAGATTATCAAAGAGCAAATTACCGATTACGACAAAAAGGTTGAGCTCAGCGAAACCGGTGTCGTGTTATCGGTGGGTGACGGCATTGCCAGAATTTATGGGCTTGAAAATGCCATGGCGCTTGAACTGGTGGAATTTCCAGGTGCCATTCTCGGATTGGTTCTCAATCTTGAGGAGGACAATGTGGGTGTGGCCATTATGGGAGAAGACGTTCACATAAAAGAAGGCGATATCGTCAAGCGCACCGGCCGTATTGCTCAGGTGCCGGTGGGTGAAGCCGTGCTGGGCCGGGTGGTATCGGCTGTCGGCGAGCCTTTGGACGGCAAAGGACCGATTGACGCAAAAGAGCACCGCCGCGTGGAGATGGTTGCTCCGGGTGTCATTGCTAGAAAAAGCGTTCATGAACCGTGTTACACGGGCCTCAAAGCGGTCGATGCCATGACGCCGGTGGGACGAGGGCAGCGTGAACTCATTATCGGGGACCGCCAGATCGGCAAAACCGCCTGTGCCATCGATGCAATCTTGGCTCAGAAAAATACCGATGTGTACTGCATATATGTGGCTTGCGGTCAGAAAAAATCCACCGTGGCCCAGGTGCATGCCGTACTTGAAAAGCACGGTGCCATGGAATATACCACCGTCGTATCGGCCTGTGCCAGTGACCCGGCGACCCTGCAATATATCGCGCCTTATGCGGGTTGCGCTATGGGGGAATATTTCCGGGACAACAAACAGCATGCCTTGATCATCTATGATGACTTATCCAAACAGGCCGCCTCCTATCGTCAAGTGTCGTTGCTCTTGCGGCGTCCGCCAGGCCGTGAGGCTTTCCCGGGCGATATTTTCTACAATCACTCCCGTCTGCTCGAGCGGGCCGCCAAGCTTAATGACGAGCTGGGGGCCGGTTCGCTGACCGCCCTGCCGATCATTGAAACCCAGGCCGGTGACGTTTCCGCTTATATTCCGACCAACGTGATCTCCATTACCGACGGCCAGATCTATCTTGAGCCGGGCCTGTTTTTCGCCGGTGTGCGTCCGGCCATCAACGTGGGGCTCTCAGTATCGCGTGTTGGCGGGGCCGCACAGGTTAAGGCCATGAAACAGGTTGCCGGCACCCTGCGCCTGGATCTGGCCCAGTATCGTGAACTGGAAGCATTTGCCGCTTTCGGCAGTGATCTGGATAAGGCCACTCAGAGGCAACTGACCCGCGGGGCGCGGCTGGTTGAAATCTTAAAACAACCTCAGTATCAACCCCTGCCGATGGAAAAACAGGTGACCATTCTTTTCGCAGGGGCCAAGGGATTTCTCGATGATTTACCGATTGATGTTCTGGCTAAATACGAAGCCGGATTGTATCCGTTTATTGAAGACCGCTATCCGGCCGTTTTTACGGAGTTAGCCGAAAAGCAGGAAATCAGCGAAGATCTCGAAAACCAGATGAAACAGGCTCTGGAAGCCTACGACGAAGAGTTTAAAGATACAATTAAGTAG
- a CDS encoding NTP transferase domain-containing protein — protein sequence MNSNIAVVILAAGLGTRMKSNKAKVLHEVCGKPMIHYVVETAQKVAGNNVILVVGHQADEVRQTVSKQGAFQFVYQNEQLGTGHAVLCALPYIPDACEEVAILCGDVPLIEAHTIQTLVAAHLAENRDITVLAVKLPDPTGYGRMVLDAGGNLQAIVEESDASDEQKRIGLINTGIFCVKKQILSEALPKIKADNAQGEMYLTDIIKIAYYSQKQMGVVTGDDPVEVTGINTISELKNVERAMKNG from the coding sequence ATGAATTCAAATATTGCAGTTGTCATACTGGCTGCGGGTTTGGGGACCCGCATGAAATCAAACAAAGCCAAGGTCTTACATGAAGTTTGTGGCAAACCGATGATCCATTACGTTGTTGAAACGGCCCAAAAGGTTGCCGGTAACAACGTGATCCTGGTGGTGGGCCATCAGGCCGACGAAGTTCGCCAAACGGTGTCAAAACAGGGCGCTTTCCAATTTGTCTACCAGAATGAGCAACTTGGCACCGGGCATGCGGTCCTGTGCGCCCTGCCTTACATACCGGATGCCTGTGAGGAGGTGGCGATTCTGTGCGGTGATGTGCCCCTGATTGAGGCGCACACCATCCAGACGCTGGTCGCAGCTCATCTGGCTGAAAATAGGGATATTACCGTTTTGGCGGTCAAACTGCCGGATCCGACCGGCTATGGCCGCATGGTATTGGATGCGGGCGGCAACCTGCAGGCCATTGTGGAGGAATCCGATGCCAGCGATGAGCAAAAACGCATCGGGCTCATTAATACGGGCATTTTTTGCGTCAAAAAGCAAATTTTATCAGAAGCGTTGCCTAAAATTAAGGCAGACAATGCGCAGGGCGAAATGTATCTTACCGATATTATTAAAATTGCCTATTATAGTCAAAAGCAAATGGGGGTTGTGACCGGTGACGATCCTGTGGAGGTTACCGGTATCAACACGATTAGTGAGTTAAAAAATGTTGAGCGAGCAATGAAAAACGGGTGA
- a CDS encoding F0F1 ATP synthase subunit epsilon, with product MAANIHLEVVTPEKIVVSEEAQIVASPGSLGEFGVLSGHTPFLTTLKTGMIRYTNAAGKENFVFVSSGFAEALPDKVTVLAESAEVSNDIDVSRAKEALARAEKRLAEDRSREDIDFQRARAALERATVRIRVAGVN from the coding sequence ATGGCTGCAAATATACATTTAGAAGTGGTAACGCCTGAAAAGATTGTTGTCAGCGAGGAAGCGCAGATTGTTGCCTCACCGGGGTCGCTGGGGGAATTTGGCGTTCTCAGTGGGCACACCCCTTTCCTGACCACATTAAAGACCGGTATGATCCGCTATACTAATGCGGCTGGAAAGGAAAATTTTGTCTTTGTCAGCAGCGGATTTGCCGAAGCGCTGCCGGATAAAGTGACCGTGCTGGCGGAATCGGCCGAGGTCAGCAACGACATTGATGTTAGCCGGGCCAAAGAGGCGCTTGCACGAGCCGAAAAGCGGCTGGCCGAAGATCGCTCCCGGGAAGATATCGATTTTCAGCGTGCCCGCGCTGCTTTGGAAAGGGCCACGGTTCGCATCCGAGTCGCAGGCGTAAATTAA
- the rny gene encoding ribonuclease Y → MSAFDIIIVIICFGAGFAIAFWVKGKIAAQKMKVAEGQATQLIEDSKRKAETLIKEADLEIKDRHFRMKSDFDSETKETRSELKQRESHLMQKEENIDRKIDQNERKARELQRKEKKLRKRDNEIQRKELQYEELVEEQKQQLEKISGLSAEQAKELLIRAMENEARYEGARIIKKIENEAKERADRKSKKILATAIQRYAGEYVAERTVSVVQLPSDEMKGRIIGREGRNIRAIEAATGVDLIIDDTPEAVILSGFNPVRREVARLSLMRLISDGRIHPARIEDVVKKVGQEVDIAVKEAGEQAAFDLGVHGIHNELIKTLGQLKFRTSYAQNVLQHSIEVGFLAGIMASELGLNAKMARRMGLLHDVGKAIDHEVEGPHAIIGSRLAKKFNESPKVVHAVAAHHEDVTPNSVLALLVQAADGLSGARPGARKELLENYIKRLEDLENIANSFKGVSNTYAIQAGRELRVIVESEIISDEEAFLVSRDIAKKIEESLTFPGQIKVTVIRETRAVEYANK, encoded by the coding sequence ATGAGCGCATTTGATATTATCATTGTCATTATCTGTTTCGGCGCCGGTTTCGCCATTGCTTTTTGGGTAAAAGGAAAGATTGCAGCCCAAAAAATGAAGGTTGCTGAAGGACAGGCCACACAACTGATAGAAGATTCCAAACGAAAAGCCGAAACCCTTATAAAAGAAGCCGATCTGGAGATAAAAGACCGGCATTTTAGAATGAAAAGCGATTTTGATTCGGAGACCAAAGAGACGCGTTCAGAGCTTAAGCAGCGCGAATCGCATCTGATGCAAAAAGAGGAAAATATCGATCGTAAGATCGATCAAAATGAGCGCAAAGCCCGCGAGCTTCAGCGCAAAGAAAAGAAGCTGCGAAAAAGAGATAACGAAATTCAGCGCAAGGAACTGCAATACGAAGAGCTGGTCGAGGAACAAAAACAGCAGCTTGAAAAGATATCAGGGCTATCGGCTGAACAGGCAAAAGAGCTTCTGATTCGTGCGATGGAAAATGAGGCCCGCTATGAAGGGGCGCGTATCATCAAAAAAATTGAAAATGAGGCCAAAGAGCGTGCAGACCGTAAATCCAAAAAGATTCTGGCAACTGCCATTCAACGCTATGCCGGAGAATATGTTGCCGAACGCACCGTCTCGGTTGTGCAGTTGCCCAGTGATGAAATGAAAGGCCGGATTATCGGCCGAGAAGGGCGTAACATCCGCGCCATCGAAGCTGCCACCGGCGTGGATTTAATTATCGATGATACGCCTGAAGCCGTTATTCTATCAGGCTTTAATCCGGTCAGACGAGAAGTAGCACGCTTATCGTTGATGCGACTTATTTCAGACGGCAGAATTCACCCGGCCCGCATTGAGGATGTGGTTAAAAAAGTCGGTCAGGAAGTTGACATCGCCGTTAAAGAAGCCGGCGAGCAGGCAGCCTTTGATTTGGGCGTTCATGGTATTCACAATGAGCTGATTAAAACCCTGGGCCAGTTGAAGTTCCGAACTAGCTACGCACAGAACGTATTGCAACACTCTATAGAGGTCGGCTTTCTTGCCGGGATCATGGCTTCTGAGCTGGGGCTCAATGCAAAAATGGCTCGCCGAATGGGATTGCTGCATGATGTTGGCAAGGCCATTGATCATGAGGTTGAAGGGCCGCATGCGATTATCGGATCCCGTCTGGCCAAAAAATTCAATGAATCCCCGAAAGTTGTTCATGCAGTTGCGGCCCACCATGAAGATGTGACGCCCAATTCGGTTCTGGCCCTGCTGGTTCAAGCAGCCGATGGACTTTCCGGTGCCAGGCCCGGTGCACGTAAGGAGCTGCTTGAAAACTACATCAAACGTCTGGAGGATCTTGAAAATATTGCGAATTCCTTTAAAGGTGTTTCCAATACCTATGCCATTCAAGCCGGTCGGGAATTGCGGGTCATAGTGGAAAGCGAAATCATCTCCGATGAAGAAGCCTTTCTGGTCAGCCGTGATATCGCCAAAAAAATAGAGGAATCTTTGACCTTCCCGGGGCAGATTAAGGTGACGGTGATTAGAGAGACCAGGGCAGTCGAATACGCCAACAAATAG
- a CDS encoding polymer-forming cytoskeletal protein, protein MKNEKKIESISTFIGFGSGIEGNVEFQGTMRLDGRVNGKITSKNGTLIVGEKAVIEADILVESIIIMGTVSGTIDAQKRIEVRPPGQLNGSIQAGVISIEPGGRFNGKCAMRTKLDALKKPLSAPPNPARSELSQDP, encoded by the coding sequence ATGAAAAATGAAAAGAAGATCGAGTCCATATCAACTTTCATCGGATTTGGTTCTGGCATAGAGGGAAACGTCGAATTTCAGGGCACCATGCGACTGGATGGTCGGGTGAACGGTAAAATCACAAGCAAAAACGGTACCCTGATTGTCGGCGAGAAAGCCGTCATTGAGGCGGATATCCTTGTGGAGTCGATCATCATCATGGGCACAGTCTCCGGCACCATCGACGCCCAAAAGCGAATTGAGGTGCGGCCACCGGGCCAGCTCAACGGCAGTATCCAGGCAGGGGTTATTTCGATTGAACCCGGGGGGAGATTTAACGGTAAGTGTGCCATGAGGACCAAACTGGATGCCCTTAAAAAGCCCCTATCTGCGCCGCCAAATCCCGCTAGATCAGAGCTTTCCCAAGACCCATAA
- the atpF gene encoding F0F1 ATP synthase subunit B: MKTSELWRRILMGVLISLLCLSAVAALAASGEGGGGKGWVKTDTWRLMNFVVLLIALIFVLRKPISQALSSRVKTIKEQLESLETQKAEAEKKLAQYNEKLSQLENEAEKIVQGYIQQGNEAKAKILKEAEATAEKLQLQAKRNIEHEFSKARQELQKEVVEKSLVKAEELLKQTITDKDQDKLVNEYLDKVVA, from the coding sequence ATGAAGACTTCTGAATTGTGGCGGCGCATTCTAATGGGCGTTTTGATTTCGCTTTTGTGCCTTTCTGCGGTTGCCGCTCTGGCAGCATCCGGTGAAGGGGGTGGAGGGAAAGGCTGGGTTAAAACAGATACCTGGCGGCTCATGAACTTTGTGGTATTGCTAATTGCTCTCATTTTCGTTTTGCGCAAACCGATTTCCCAGGCCTTAAGCTCACGTGTGAAAACCATCAAGGAACAGCTGGAGAGTTTAGAAACCCAAAAAGCCGAAGCCGAAAAAAAACTGGCGCAATACAATGAGAAATTATCCCAGCTGGAGAATGAAGCTGAAAAAATTGTTCAAGGCTACATCCAGCAGGGCAATGAAGCCAAGGCCAAAATATTAAAGGAGGCCGAGGCAACGGCTGAAAAACTGCAGCTCCAGGCAAAACGCAACATTGAGCATGAGTTTAGCAAAGCCAGACAAGAGCTGCAAAAGGAAGTGGTCGAAAAGTCTCTGGTCAAAGCCGAAGAGTTGCTCAAACAGACAATCACCGACAAAGATCAAGATAAACTCGTAAACGAATATTTAGATAAGGTGGTGGCGTAA